One region of Xylanimonas ulmi genomic DNA includes:
- a CDS encoding VOC family protein produces MDDLLPPGTAMRAVTLHVENLDVMTAYYRDGLLLDEIDVPDTLALSPAERAQTAVLGRDEAPVVVLRRTPGLPRPRRGEAGLFHTAVVYDGAAQLATALASVAAHAPGTYVGSADHLVSEAFYFTDPEGNGVELYHDRPRETWAWDDGQIRMDTLWLDPNGFLTEHLPRDAQERAAAAATPAVVGHVHLQVGDLAAARAFYVDTLGFEPTATAPGALFVSAGGYHHHLAVNTWASRGAGPRASTLGLATIGVEAPTADAAAALRDRLRHAGVAVADDGATLRFDDPWRNHLEVVVAA; encoded by the coding sequence GTGGACGACCTCCTCCCCCCGGGCACCGCCATGCGCGCGGTGACCCTCCACGTCGAGAACCTCGACGTCATGACGGCCTACTACCGCGACGGGCTGCTGCTCGACGAGATCGACGTGCCCGACACGCTCGCCCTCAGCCCAGCCGAGCGAGCGCAGACCGCGGTGCTCGGCCGCGACGAGGCCCCCGTCGTCGTGCTGCGCCGCACGCCCGGCCTGCCACGGCCGCGCCGGGGCGAGGCCGGGCTGTTCCACACGGCCGTGGTGTACGACGGCGCGGCCCAACTCGCGACGGCGCTCGCCTCGGTCGCCGCGCACGCGCCGGGCACCTACGTCGGCAGCGCCGACCACCTGGTCTCCGAGGCCTTCTACTTCACCGACCCCGAGGGCAACGGCGTCGAGCTCTACCACGACCGCCCACGCGAGACGTGGGCGTGGGACGACGGCCAGATCCGCATGGACACGCTGTGGCTCGACCCGAACGGGTTCCTCACCGAGCATCTGCCGCGCGACGCGCAGGAGCGCGCCGCGGCCGCCGCGACGCCCGCCGTCGTCGGGCATGTGCACCTGCAGGTGGGCGACCTCGCCGCGGCCCGCGCCTTCTACGTCGACACGCTCGGGTTCGAGCCCACCGCGACGGCGCCCGGGGCGCTGTTCGTCTCCGCCGGCGGGTACCACCACCACCTCGCCGTCAACACCTGGGCCTCGCGGGGAGCGGGGCCGCGCGCGTCGACGCTCGGGCTGGCGACCATCGGCGTCGAGGCGCCCACCGCCGACGCCGCCGCCGCATTGCGCGACCGGCTGCGGCACGCGGGCGTCGCCGTGGCCGACGACGGCGCAACGCTGCGGTTCGACGACCCGTGGCGCAACCACCTGGAGGTGGTCGTCGCGGCATAG
- a CDS encoding DinB family protein — MTSATTGLWVDPENDPRTTGSDPVGEKETVWEYLCRYRMTLVMKCEGLDAEQLARRSVPPSTLSLLGVVRHLANVEHHWFQRVLAGRSTPGPFELPDVADHDFDGASPTDACVTEAWGEWHQAVEAADDVFWSEEMDREVPVGDGTVEARDVLIHMVEEYARHMGHVDLLRECLDGRTGL; from the coding sequence GTGACGTCCGCGACGACAGGCCTGTGGGTCGACCCCGAGAACGACCCCCGCACGACGGGCTCCGACCCCGTGGGCGAGAAGGAGACGGTCTGGGAGTACCTGTGCCGTTACCGCATGACGCTGGTCATGAAGTGCGAGGGACTCGACGCCGAACAGCTCGCGCGCCGTTCCGTGCCGCCGTCGACGCTGTCACTGCTGGGCGTCGTGCGGCACCTGGCCAACGTCGAGCACCACTGGTTCCAGCGCGTGCTGGCAGGCAGGAGCACGCCGGGCCCGTTCGAGCTGCCCGATGTCGCCGACCACGACTTCGACGGCGCCTCGCCGACCGACGCCTGCGTGACCGAGGCGTGGGGCGAGTGGCACCAGGCGGTCGAGGCGGCTGACGACGTGTTCTGGTCGGAGGAGATGGACCGCGAGGTCCCCGTGGGCGACGGCACGGTCGAGGCGCGCGACGTGCTGATCCACATGGTCGAGGAGTACGCGCGGCACATGGGGCACGTGGACCTGCTGCGCGAGTGCCTCGACGGCCGCACCGGCCTCTGA
- a CDS encoding DUF7059 domain-containing protein — MSAAPAADEAALAALRADLESAAFTVDGVADLVGELGAAALRREQALPARRAVEAAVAGRAPRAWDPRATLTRLFLLGGHTPRAALDAALPATGAEGLVRAGLAVAAGQGDDDAVRAAVDLAPYAATDAAGDVRWWLASDLGELARGGAIANDHVLGAGGASLTLGQVTVRERVGRVLDLGTGCGIQALHASRHADTVVGTDISARALAFARFNAGLNLGDADAFDLRLGSMLEPVAGEEFDLVVSNPPFVITPHAGAAGLAMREALGDFEYRDGGRAGDDLVRDLIVAVGSVLAPGGTAQLLGNWEHRRGQEWTERVGSWLDASGLDGWVIQREVLDPAEYAETWIRDGGTTPERDPDAWAGAYGAWLDDFASRDVEAIGFGIVTLRRPGGPEGETVAPRGGVSTGSTSGGVGGVSTGSTSGGVGGVSTGSTSGGVGGVSTGSTSGRVRLRRLEEHTGAVRQPLGPHLAASLAAHEWLATRTDDALVAARLVVAPDVTEERYLTPGMPDPNVVVIRQGDGLGRGVHASTALAALVGACDGELTVGQIIGALAALFEQAGALGATPTALRDELLPAVRGLVRDGFLRPA; from the coding sequence ATGAGCGCCGCCCCCGCCGCCGACGAGGCTGCCCTCGCCGCGCTGCGCGCCGACCTGGAGTCCGCGGCCTTCACGGTCGACGGCGTCGCCGACCTCGTGGGCGAGCTCGGCGCGGCCGCGCTGCGCCGCGAGCAGGCACTGCCCGCCCGACGCGCTGTCGAGGCCGCCGTCGCGGGCCGGGCGCCGCGCGCGTGGGACCCGCGCGCCACGCTCACCCGCCTGTTCCTGCTCGGTGGTCACACGCCGCGCGCCGCGCTCGACGCCGCGCTGCCCGCCACGGGCGCCGAGGGTCTGGTGCGCGCCGGGCTCGCCGTCGCGGCCGGTCAGGGCGACGACGACGCGGTGCGCGCCGCCGTCGACCTCGCGCCCTACGCGGCCACCGACGCCGCGGGCGACGTGCGCTGGTGGCTCGCCTCCGACCTGGGCGAGCTCGCGCGCGGCGGCGCCATCGCCAACGACCATGTGCTCGGCGCGGGTGGCGCGTCGCTCACGCTCGGGCAGGTCACCGTGCGCGAGCGGGTCGGGCGGGTGCTCGACCTGGGCACGGGCTGCGGCATCCAGGCGTTGCACGCCTCGCGGCACGCCGACACCGTGGTGGGCACCGACATCTCGGCGCGGGCGCTGGCGTTCGCGCGGTTCAACGCGGGGCTCAATCTCGGTGACGCTGACGCGTTCGACCTGCGGCTCGGCTCGATGCTCGAACCCGTGGCGGGCGAGGAGTTCGACCTGGTCGTCTCCAACCCGCCGTTCGTCATCACGCCGCACGCGGGCGCCGCGGGACTCGCGATGCGCGAGGCTCTGGGCGACTTCGAGTACCGCGACGGCGGGCGTGCGGGCGACGACCTGGTGCGCGACCTGATCGTGGCGGTCGGCTCGGTGCTCGCGCCCGGCGGCACGGCCCAGCTGCTGGGCAACTGGGAGCACCGGCGCGGCCAGGAGTGGACCGAGCGCGTGGGCTCGTGGCTCGACGCGTCAGGGCTCGACGGCTGGGTCATCCAGCGTGAGGTGCTCGACCCGGCCGAGTACGCCGAGACCTGGATCCGCGACGGGGGGACCACCCCGGAGCGCGACCCCGACGCGTGGGCCGGCGCGTACGGCGCGTGGCTCGACGACTTCGCCTCACGCGACGTCGAGGCGATCGGGTTCGGGATCGTCACACTGCGCCGCCCGGGCGGGCCGGAGGGTGAGACTGTCGCGCCCAGGGGTGGGGTTTCGACAGGCTCAACCAGCGGTGGGGTGGGTGGGGTTTCGACAGGCTCAACCAGCGGTGGGGTGGGCGGGGTTTCGACAGGCTCAACCAGCGGTGGGGTGGGCGGGGTTTCGACAGGCTCAACCAGCGGTCGGGTTCGGCTGCGGCGCCTGGAGGAGCACACGGGCGCGGTGCGCCAGCCGCTCGGCCCGCACCTGGCGGCGTCGCTTGCGGCCCACGAGTGGCTCGCCACCCGCACCGACGACGCGCTCGTGGCCGCCCGCCTCGTGGTGGCGCCCGATGTGACCGAGGAGCGGTACCTCACGCCCGGGATGCCCGACCCGAACGTCGTCGTCATCCGGCAGGGCGACGGACTGGGGCGCGGGGTGCACGCCTCGACGGCGCTGGCCGCACTGGTCGGCGCGTGCGACGGCGAACTCACCGTCGGGCAGATCATCGGGGCGCTCGCGGCCCTGTTCGAGCAGGCCGGGGCGTTGGGCGCGACGCCAACTGCGCTGCGCGACGAACTGCTTCCCGCGGTGCGCGGCCTGGTGCGCGACGGGTTCCTGCGCCCCGCGTGA
- a CDS encoding phosphatase PAP2 family protein encodes MLDATRTAPRYPVPVQRPVPRLWPRVLALAVALVAAAGVHLTWRIFVASEAGQRVDGLALAGAEHGQYRLWTVAEPVLDVVSVAFVVAGIAAAMTVALVRRRWALALQVAVLVGGANLTTQVLKYAVYDRPHLLPGWSGPNTLPSGHTTVAASVALALLLAAPRAWRPAVAALGAIWTAATGVSTLVGQWHRPSDVVAGVLVVLAWGGAVCAFGSRSSLDVLEGPGGRRSGSVVVATLLAAVGAATGFVAFGALDGARGGAWSDLPLAGDVTAYAGGVAGVVAVTAVAFAVILVVRQATARPEPD; translated from the coding sequence ATGCTCGACGCCACCCGCACCGCACCCCGGTACCCTGTGCCGGTGCAGCGACCCGTGCCTCGCCTGTGGCCGCGGGTGCTGGCTTTGGCCGTCGCCCTCGTGGCCGCCGCCGGCGTCCACCTGACCTGGCGGATCTTCGTCGCGAGCGAGGCCGGTCAGCGCGTGGACGGGCTCGCGCTCGCCGGCGCCGAGCACGGCCAGTACCGGCTGTGGACGGTCGCCGAGCCGGTGCTCGACGTCGTCTCGGTCGCCTTCGTCGTCGCGGGCATCGCCGCAGCCATGACGGTCGCCCTCGTCCGACGGCGGTGGGCGCTCGCACTGCAGGTCGCCGTCCTCGTCGGCGGCGCCAACCTCACCACCCAGGTGCTCAAGTACGCGGTCTACGACCGCCCCCACCTGCTGCCCGGCTGGTCCGGCCCCAACACGCTGCCGAGCGGGCACACGACCGTGGCCGCGTCCGTCGCGCTCGCGCTGCTGCTCGCGGCGCCGCGCGCCTGGCGCCCCGCCGTGGCGGCGCTCGGCGCGATCTGGACGGCGGCGACCGGGGTCTCCACACTCGTCGGCCAGTGGCACCGCCCGTCCGACGTCGTCGCCGGCGTGCTGGTCGTGCTCGCGTGGGGTGGCGCGGTGTGCGCGTTCGGCTCACGGTCCTCGCTCGACGTGCTGGAGGGGCCCGGGGGCCGCCGGTCCGGGTCGGTCGTCGTCGCGACGCTGCTGGCGGCGGTCGGCGCGGCCACGGGCTTCGTCGCGTTCGGCGCGCTCGACGGGGCGCGCGGCGGGGCGTGGAGCGACCTGCCGCTGGCGGGTGATGTCACGGCGTACGCGGGGGGCGTGGCGGGTGTGGTCGCGGTGACGGCGGTCGCGTTCGCGGTCATCTTGGTCGTCCGGCAGGCGACGGCTCGGCCCGAGCCCGACTGA
- the topA gene encoding type I DNA topoisomerase: MPRKLVIVESPTKARKIAGYLGNDFEVEASVGHIRDLPQPSEMPAEMKKGPFGKFAVDVTNGFEPYYEVYADKKAKVRELKKALKEADELFLATDEDREGEAIAWHLIQELKPKVPVRRMVFHEITREAILRALESTRELDTDLVDAQETRRILDRLYGYEVSPVLWRKVRQGLSAGRVQSVATRLVVERERERMAFVPASYWDVTGAFAPTSGQDAGTQFTARLSAIAGDRVASGRDFDDKGRLKVRTGVVHVDEATAHAVVAGLGGQRAEGADFAVRSLETKPYTRKPAAPFTTSTLQQEAGRKLRMNARATMRTAQSLYENGYITYMRTDSPTLSAEAIDAARRQAAELYGPEYVPGAPRLYQSKSAGAQEAHEAIRPAGDSFRTPAQVARELSGDQFRLYELIWKRTVASQMADAKGSTASVRLAAVLSDAAGELAGRDAVFAASGTVITFRGFLAAYEEGTDTEQADAATASGKDARLPRMAEGDALDGRDLTADGHSTTPPARFTEASLVKALEELGIGRPSTYAATISTIQDRGYVRTSGQALIPTWLAFAVTKLLEDHFGSLVDYRFTAAMEADLDEIAAGERERVAWLTEFYFGPGADPNRDDPDAPNAPDAPGAAKGLRYLVENLGEIDPVSINSVEIGDGVRLRVGRYGPYIEDLSAPVAEGQNPPRASVPDDLAPDELTIAKARELLAAGGDDGRVLGTDPVSGHEIIAKAGRYGPYVTEVLPEPQLDPGLSAAAKKKALAALPKPRTASLFKDMALDTATLDDALKLLSLPRVVGADPESGEEITAQNGRYGPYLKKGTDSRTLASEAMLFTVTLDEALKIYAEPKRGRGARGAAAPPLRELGDDPTSGKPIVVKDGRFGAYVTDGETNRTLPRDLTPETITPERAIELLAEKRAAGPAKRKPAARKPATTRKRATAK, translated from the coding sequence ATGCCACGCAAGCTTGTGATCGTCGAGTCGCCGACCAAGGCTCGCAAGATCGCCGGCTACCTCGGGAACGATTTCGAGGTGGAGGCCAGCGTCGGCCACATCCGGGACCTTCCGCAGCCCTCCGAGATGCCGGCGGAGATGAAGAAGGGCCCCTTCGGCAAGTTCGCCGTCGACGTCACGAACGGGTTCGAGCCCTACTACGAGGTCTACGCGGACAAGAAGGCCAAGGTCCGCGAGCTCAAGAAGGCGCTCAAGGAGGCCGACGAGCTCTTCCTCGCCACCGATGAGGACCGCGAGGGCGAGGCCATCGCCTGGCACCTCATCCAGGAGCTCAAGCCCAAGGTGCCCGTGCGGCGCATGGTGTTCCACGAGATCACCCGCGAGGCGATCCTGCGGGCGCTGGAGAGCACGCGCGAGCTCGACACCGACCTGGTCGACGCCCAGGAGACGCGGCGCATCCTCGACCGCCTCTACGGCTACGAGGTCTCGCCGGTGCTGTGGCGCAAGGTGCGTCAGGGCCTGTCGGCAGGCCGCGTGCAGTCCGTGGCCACGCGCCTGGTCGTCGAGCGCGAGCGCGAGCGCATGGCGTTCGTGCCGGCGTCGTACTGGGACGTGACGGGCGCGTTCGCCCCGACGTCGGGGCAGGACGCCGGCACGCAGTTCACCGCGCGGCTGTCGGCGATCGCGGGCGACCGCGTCGCCTCGGGCCGCGACTTCGACGACAAGGGGCGGCTCAAGGTCCGCACCGGCGTCGTGCACGTGGACGAGGCGACGGCGCACGCCGTCGTCGCGGGGCTCGGCGGACAGCGGGCCGAGGGCGCGGACTTCGCGGTGCGCTCGCTGGAGACCAAGCCGTACACGCGCAAGCCCGCCGCGCCGTTCACCACCTCGACGCTGCAGCAGGAGGCCGGGCGCAAGCTGCGCATGAACGCGCGCGCCACGATGCGCACCGCGCAGTCGCTGTACGAGAACGGCTACATCACCTATATGCGTACGGACTCCCCGACGCTGAGCGCCGAGGCGATCGACGCCGCGCGGCGCCAGGCCGCCGAGCTGTACGGCCCCGAGTACGTGCCGGGCGCGCCGCGGCTGTACCAGTCGAAGTCGGCGGGAGCGCAGGAGGCGCACGAGGCCATCCGCCCCGCGGGCGACTCGTTCCGCACCCCCGCCCAGGTGGCGCGAGAGCTCAGCGGCGACCAGTTCCGGCTGTACGAGCTCATCTGGAAGCGCACCGTCGCCTCGCAGATGGCGGACGCCAAGGGCTCGACGGCGTCGGTGCGGCTGGCCGCCGTCCTGTCCGACGCGGCGGGCGAGCTCGCCGGGCGTGACGCGGTGTTCGCGGCGTCGGGCACGGTCATCACGTTCCGCGGATTCCTCGCGGCCTACGAGGAGGGCACCGACACCGAGCAGGCCGACGCCGCCACCGCCTCGGGCAAGGACGCGCGCCTGCCGCGCATGGCCGAGGGCGACGCGCTCGACGGACGCGACCTGACGGCCGACGGGCACAGCACCACCCCGCCCGCGCGGTTCACCGAGGCGTCGCTGGTCAAGGCGCTCGAAGAGCTCGGCATCGGGCGCCCGTCGACCTACGCCGCGACGATCTCGACCATCCAGGACCGCGGCTACGTGCGCACCTCGGGTCAGGCGCTCATCCCCACCTGGCTCGCGTTCGCGGTGACCAAGCTGCTGGAGGACCACTTCGGGTCGCTCGTCGACTACCGCTTCACCGCGGCGATGGAGGCCGACCTCGACGAGATCGCGGCGGGCGAGCGGGAGCGCGTGGCGTGGCTCACCGAGTTCTACTTCGGCCCCGGCGCCGACCCCAATCGCGATGACCCCGATGCCCCCAACGCTCCCGATGCCCCCGGCGCCGCGAAGGGCCTGAGGTACCTCGTCGAGAACCTCGGCGAGATCGACCCCGTGAGCATCAACTCGGTCGAGATCGGCGACGGCGTGCGCCTGCGCGTGGGCCGCTACGGCCCGTACATCGAGGACCTGTCGGCGCCCGTCGCCGAGGGCCAGAACCCGCCGCGCGCCTCGGTGCCCGACGACCTGGCGCCCGACGAGCTGACGATCGCCAAGGCGCGCGAGCTGCTCGCCGCGGGCGGCGACGACGGCCGCGTGCTGGGGACCGACCCGGTCAGCGGGCACGAGATCATCGCCAAGGCGGGGCGCTACGGGCCCTACGTGACCGAGGTGCTGCCCGAGCCGCAGCTCGACCCGGGGCTGTCGGCCGCGGCCAAGAAGAAGGCGCTCGCCGCGCTGCCCAAGCCGCGCACGGCGTCGCTGTTCAAGGACATGGCCCTGGACACGGCGACGCTCGACGACGCACTCAAGCTGCTGTCGCTGCCGCGCGTGGTGGGCGCCGACCCCGAGTCGGGCGAGGAGATCACCGCGCAGAACGGCCGCTACGGCCCGTACCTGAAGAAGGGGACCGACTCCCGCACGCTCGCGAGCGAGGCCATGCTGTTCACGGTCACGCTGGATGAGGCGCTGAAGATCTACGCCGAGCCCAAGCGGGGTCGCGGCGCGCGGGGGGCGGCCGCCCCGCCGCTGCGCGAACTGGGCGACGACCCGACGTCGGGCAAGCCGATCGTGGTCAAGGACGGCCGTTTCGGGGCCTACGTGACCGACGGCGAGACCAACCGCACGCTGCCGCGTGACCTGACCCCCGAGACGATCACGCCCGAGCGCGCCATCGAGCTGCTGGCCGAGAAGCGTGCGGCGGGCCCCGCCAAGCGCAAGCCGGCCGCGCGCAAGCCGGCCACGACGCGGAAGCGCGCCACGGCGAAGTAG
- a CDS encoding ABC transporter permease has translation MIRVALRGVREHLVRFSLSVLAVTLGVAFVVGTFAFRGMLSSTFDAIITTSVNADVYVHGADEVTADLTHPGTGPTSTAGFGPQRNPVPATLADDVASVDGVQRAVPDFSGPVVLVGADGTAVVTSGPPSLGFAIDPEYPTAHLTEGAWPADGQIVLETGAVEASGLRTGDVTTVVLGDAPREVTVSGTFAIDASAAGAVLVGFDTATAQAAFAPDGLVAQISVYADPGVKESALAARVAAALPASADAQAVTGAQVRAQARESIQEVLGFLQTFLLIFAAIALVVGAFIIANAFAMAVRERQRENALLRAIGASPAQVFATVLAQALAVGLVGAALGVGGGVLLVHAIRAVLARFGMALGGDVPLSGGQVALAVALGTVLCLVAAALPARRAALVPPVQAMREDVAPERGTGRRALVGAALAVVGAGTLALASRLGSALDAAVTGWAWLDGANPRVVLGVGAGLLLLGVLVGSPAMARWVLRALGAPAAFALKPLGGLARGNVTRNPRRTAATAGALLIGMALVACTGVIAASTEASVATVVHTELRAPLLVDSATLQLPTGAVDAVRAVPGVGRLDVVRLGSTGAAVGDGDAQAVELAGVSDAFFRSALRVEPLQGDPSAALADGEAAVARRTARTLGLQVGDQVRLGLGAGTTAVRVGAVFDSQVVAVGVVVRDDVFDGVIPAAQARVRAAYVTPADGTDVPTLRTDLREAVTPFLVLTVRDRDETASAVADQVDQAIAILYALLALSIVIALLGIVNTLALSVIERTREIGLLRAVGLGRLQLAGVIALESVLIAVYGTVLGVATGIAVSAALPGVLADEGLSRLAVPWGQVLAVLGVAVVIGLVASVGPALRAARLPVLEAVTVE, from the coding sequence GTGATCCGGGTCGCGCTGCGCGGAGTCCGCGAGCACCTGGTGCGCTTCAGCCTGTCGGTGCTCGCGGTCACGCTCGGCGTCGCGTTCGTCGTCGGCACGTTCGCGTTCCGCGGCATGCTCTCCTCGACGTTCGACGCCATCATCACCACCTCGGTCAACGCCGACGTCTACGTCCACGGCGCCGACGAGGTCACCGCCGACCTCACCCACCCCGGGACGGGGCCGACGTCGACCGCCGGGTTCGGCCCGCAGCGCAACCCCGTCCCCGCCACGCTCGCCGACGACGTCGCGTCGGTCGATGGCGTCCAGCGCGCCGTGCCCGACTTCTCGGGCCCGGTGGTGCTGGTAGGCGCGGACGGCACCGCCGTCGTCACGTCGGGGCCGCCGTCGCTGGGCTTCGCGATCGACCCCGAGTACCCGACCGCCCACCTCACCGAGGGCGCGTGGCCCGCAGACGGCCAGATCGTGCTGGAGACGGGCGCGGTCGAGGCGTCGGGGCTGCGCACGGGCGACGTGACCACGGTGGTGCTCGGCGACGCGCCGCGCGAGGTCACCGTCTCGGGAACCTTCGCGATCGACGCCTCGGCGGCCGGGGCGGTGCTGGTCGGCTTCGACACCGCGACCGCGCAGGCGGCGTTCGCCCCCGACGGCCTGGTGGCGCAGATCTCGGTGTACGCCGACCCCGGCGTCAAGGAGTCCGCGCTCGCCGCACGTGTGGCCGCCGCGCTGCCCGCGAGCGCCGACGCACAGGCCGTCACGGGCGCGCAGGTGCGCGCGCAGGCCCGCGAGTCGATCCAGGAGGTGCTCGGGTTCCTGCAGACGTTCCTGCTGATCTTCGCGGCGATCGCGCTGGTGGTCGGCGCGTTCATCATCGCCAACGCGTTCGCGATGGCGGTGCGCGAGCGCCAGCGCGAGAACGCGCTGCTGCGCGCGATCGGCGCCTCGCCCGCGCAGGTGTTCGCGACGGTGCTCGCACAGGCGCTCGCCGTGGGGTTGGTGGGCGCGGCGCTCGGGGTGGGCGGCGGAGTCCTGCTGGTGCACGCCATCCGCGCGGTGCTGGCCCGGTTCGGCATGGCGCTGGGCGGCGACGTGCCGCTGTCGGGCGGCCAGGTCGCGCTGGCCGTGGCCCTCGGCACGGTCCTGTGCCTGGTCGCCGCCGCGCTGCCCGCGCGCCGGGCCGCGCTCGTGCCTCCCGTGCAGGCGATGCGCGAGGACGTCGCGCCCGAGCGCGGCACGGGCCGGCGCGCGCTGGTGGGGGCGGCGCTCGCCGTCGTCGGCGCCGGGACCCTGGCGCTGGCCTCGCGCCTCGGCTCGGCGCTAGACGCCGCGGTCACGGGGTGGGCGTGGCTCGACGGCGCGAACCCGCGCGTGGTGCTGGGTGTGGGCGCGGGTCTGCTGCTGCTCGGCGTGCTGGTCGGCTCGCCCGCGATGGCGCGCTGGGTGCTGCGCGCGTTGGGCGCCCCGGCGGCGTTCGCGCTCAAGCCGCTCGGCGGCCTGGCGCGCGGCAACGTGACGCGCAACCCGCGCCGCACGGCCGCCACGGCGGGGGCGCTGCTCATCGGCATGGCCCTGGTGGCCTGCACGGGCGTCATCGCGGCCTCGACCGAGGCGTCGGTCGCGACCGTGGTGCACACCGAGCTGCGCGCTCCGCTGCTGGTCGACTCGGCCACGCTCCAACTGCCCACGGGCGCCGTCGACGCGGTGCGCGCCGTGCCCGGGGTGGGTCGCCTCGACGTCGTGCGGCTGGGCTCGACGGGCGCGGCCGTCGGGGACGGCGACGCGCAGGCGGTCGAGCTCGCGGGCGTCTCGGACGCGTTCTTCCGCTCGGCGCTGCGGGTCGAGCCGCTGCAGGGCGACCCGTCGGCGGCGCTCGCCGACGGCGAGGCGGCCGTGGCGCGGCGCACGGCCCGCACGCTCGGCCTGCAGGTGGGTGACCAGGTGCGGCTGGGCCTCGGCGCCGGCACGACGGCGGTGCGCGTCGGGGCGGTCTTCGACTCCCAGGTGGTCGCCGTCGGCGTCGTCGTGCGCGACGACGTGTTCGACGGCGTCATCCCGGCCGCGCAGGCACGCGTGCGGGCCGCGTACGTCACTCCTGCGGACGGGACCGACGTCCCCACGCTGCGCACCGACCTGCGCGAGGCCGTCACGCCGTTCCTGGTGCTCACGGTGCGCGACCGCGACGAGACGGCGTCGGCGGTGGCCGACCAGGTCGACCAGGCGATCGCGATCCTCTACGCGCTGCTCGCGCTGTCGATCGTCATCGCGCTGCTAGGCATCGTCAACACGCTCGCGCTGAGCGTCATCGAGCGCACCCGCGAGATCGGGCTGCTGCGCGCCGTCGGGCTGGGGCGCCTCCAGCTCGCCGGGGTCATCGCGCTCGAGTCGGTGCTGATCGCCGTCTACGGCACCGTGCTGGGCGTGGCCACGGGCATCGCCGTGAGCGCGGCCCTGCCCGGCGTGCTGGCCGACGAGGGGCTCAGCCGCCTGGCGGTCCCGTGGGGGCAGGTGCTCGCGGTGCTGGGCGTCGCCGTCGTCATCGGGCTCGTGGCGAGCGTCGGCCCCGCGCTGCGCGCGGCCCGGCTGCCCGTGCTGGAGGCCGTGACGGTCGAGTGA
- a CDS encoding ABC transporter ATP-binding protein gives MDLARGRHRAAQDEQAATDPPARAYARDLVRTYGTGPTQVRALDGVSVDFAQGRLTAIMGPSGSGKSTLMHCMAGLDQPTSGAVVVDGVEVSALSQRQLTRLRRTRIGFVFQAYNLVPTLTAAENITLPLDIARTPVDRAWFDEVVDAVGMRARLHHRPNALSGGEQQRVACARALVGRPSVVFADEPTGNLDSRSSREVLTFLRRSVDELGQTVVMVTHDPRAATYAHRVLLLGDGRITADLDAPTREQILAAVGADDEADDPRDGATTSGPLTGRHAAVPAPGAVSTGSTTGGVSTGSTTGVSTGSTSGGSGQ, from the coding sequence ATGGATCTGGCTCGGGGACGGCATCGCGCGGCGCAGGACGAACAGGCGGCCACCGATCCGCCCGCTCGGGCATACGCACGCGACCTCGTGCGCACCTACGGGACCGGGCCGACCCAGGTGCGGGCGCTCGACGGCGTCTCGGTCGACTTCGCGCAGGGGCGGCTGACGGCCATCATGGGCCCCTCCGGCTCAGGCAAGTCGACGCTCATGCACTGCATGGCCGGCCTCGACCAGCCGACGAGCGGCGCCGTCGTCGTCGACGGCGTCGAGGTCTCGGCGCTGTCGCAGCGCCAGCTCACGCGGCTGCGCCGCACCCGCATCGGGTTCGTGTTCCAGGCCTACAACCTCGTGCCCACGCTCACGGCGGCCGAGAACATCACGCTGCCGCTCGACATCGCCCGCACACCGGTCGACCGCGCCTGGTTCGACGAGGTGGTCGACGCCGTCGGCATGCGCGCCCGCCTCCACCACCGGCCGAACGCGCTGTCGGGCGGCGAGCAGCAGCGCGTCGCGTGCGCGCGGGCGCTGGTGGGCCGCCCGTCGGTGGTGTTCGCCGACGAGCCCACGGGCAACCTCGACTCGCGCTCCTCACGGGAGGTGCTCACGTTTCTGCGCCGCAGCGTCGACGAGCTGGGCCAGACCGTCGTCATGGTCACGCACGACCCGCGCGCGGCCACCTACGCCCACCGCGTGCTGCTGCTCGGGGACGGGCGCATCACCGCCGACCTCGACGCGCCGACGCGCGAGCAGATCCTCGCGGCGGTCGGCGCCGACGACGAGGCCGACGACCCGCGCGACGGCGCGACGACGAGCGGGCCGCTCACGGGACGGCACGCGGCGGTGCCCGCGCCGGGGGCGGTTTCGACAGGCTCAACCACCGGCGGGGTTTCGACAGGCTCAACCACCGGGGTTTCGACGGGCTCAACCAGCGGGGGGTCGGGTCAGTGA